From the genome of Pseudomonas bubulae:
TTCCCAAGGGTCGTCGCTACAGTGTCGGCCCGTTTTTGTTGCCTTGCTAACGAATTATGACGCCTCTAGAACGATATCAAGCAGATCTGAAACGCCCGGACTTCTTCCACGATGCCGCGCAGGAAAACGCTGTGCGCCATTTGCAGCGCCTGTACGACGACCTGGTCGCTTCCTCGCAGAGCAAGCCGGGCCTTTTCGGCAAGCTGTTCGGCAAAAAGGAGCAGACGCCGGTCAAGGGCCTCTACTTCTGGGGCGGTGTAGGCCGTGGCAAGACATATCTGGTCGATACGTTTTTCGATGCCCTGCCGTTCAAGGAGAAGGTGCGTACCCACTTCCACCGCTTCATGAAGCGCGTGCATGAAGAAATGCGCACCCTCAATGGCGAAAAGAACCCGCTGACCATTATCGCCAAGCGTTTTTCTGACGAGGCGCGGGTGATCTGCTTTGATGAATTCTTTGTGTCGGACATTACCGACGCCATGATTCTCGGCACCTTGATGGAAGAACTGTTCAAAAACGGTGTCACCCTGGTGGCTACGTCGAACATTGTGCCTGACGGTTTGTACAAGGACGGCTTGCAGCGTGCGCGCTTCTTGCCCGCCATTGCGCTGATCAAGCAGAACACCGAAATCGTCAACGTCGACAGCGGCGTCGACTATCGCTTGCGTCACCTTGAGCAGGCCGAACTGTTTCACTTTCCGTTGAACGAAGAGTCCGAGAAGAGCTTGAGAGAAAGCTTCAAGGCGCTGACTCACAACTCCAACAGGGCGATCGAAAACGATGATCTGATCATCGAGAACCGCACCATCCGTGCCTTGCGTACCTGTGATGATGTGGCCTGGTTCGAGTTTCGCGAGTTGTGCGACGGCCCGCGCAGCCAGAATGATTACATCGAGCTTGGCAAGATCTTCAACGCTGTAATCCTCAGCGGTGTAGAGCAGATGGAAGTGAAAACGGACGACATCGCCCGACGCTTTATCAACATGGTCGATGAGTTTTACGACCGCAACGTCAAGCTGATCATCTCGGCTGAAGTCGAGCTGAAAGACCTTTACAAGGGCGGGCGCCTGAACTTCGAGTTCCAGCGTACCCTCAGCCGTTTGCTGGAAATGCAGTCCCATGAATATCTGACGCGGGCGCACAAACCCTAGTCAAAAAAACGGCCTGCATTGCAGGCCTTTTTTATGCCCGCCTCAGGCCTCGGCGGCCTTGAACCCCAGGCGCTGCACGTACTTGGCAATGTCGCGGGCATGCCCGCAACCTATCAGCAGCCATATCAGGATCCGCGCCTTGTACGGGCAGAGAAACCCGCACATCAGCGCGCCGCGGTCGATCAGGTCCATCTCGCTGCCGATAAACCCGTAAGACGCTTCGGCGGTGGGGCCTGAGCCTGTTCGTGACGCCACCAGAACCGGAATTTCCGTGGTGACCTGTTCGATCAGGTCGACCCATTCGACACTGACATGCCCGGCCCCGAAAGCACTGACCACCAGCGCGTCATACCCCAGGGCCAGCACATGCTCCAGCAGTACCGTGTCGGCAGACAGTGTTGCTGGCAGCAATGCGACCTTGTGATGAATGCTGCGGGGCATGGGCAGGACAGTGCGTGCGCAGGCTTTGCGCAGATAAAGCACGCGATTTTCGAGCATTAGCCCGGCAGGGCCGAAAAACGGCGAGTTGAAGGCGTCCAGCGTTATTGATGAGCATTTGCGCACATGCAGCGGCTGGTGAATCTGGCCGTTCATTACCACTAGAACGCCTCGCTTGCGGCTCTGTGTATCGAGCGCAACCCTGGAGGCATCCAGCAGATTGGCGGGGCCATCTGCGCCGGGATGATCGCTGGGGTGCATGGCGCCGGTCAGCACAAGTGGCACATCGGCATCCCATAACAGGTCAAGGAAGAATGCAGTTTCTTCCAGGGTGTCGGTGCCTTGGGTGATGACGATGCCCAGCGCGCCCAGCTTCACTTGCTCCTGGGCCCAGATCAGCACTTCAAGCAGCAGATTGAAATCCAGGGAGGCGCTGGGAACCAGGCACAGGGTCTCGATATGAACGTCCAGCCCTTCGTGCAGCTGCGAAATGCCGTCAAGCAGTGCTTCGCCAGTGATCACGGGTTGTGCGCCTGAGCCGGGCTGTGTTGTGCGCATGCTCACGGTGCCACCCAGGGCTCCTATGGAAAGGATGGGCAGGGAGTTGTGATTGAGTCTTTGCGCCATGCTGCGTACCTCCGCCAGTGGCCGGTGAAGCCTCTTCTTGTGAGTGCCCCTGGTTGGAGGGCATTTCATCAGAGGCTTTTTGGGCTGGCGGAGAAATCAGATTGTTCCGCTTGGTGTGTAGTACAACGCTTAGATTTAAGCGACCTGATTGAGGCCTGCATGCAGGAACTGCTGACGATACTGGTTTGGTGAAAGCTCTGTGTGTTGGCGAAACAGACGCGCGAAGAAGCTTGCGTCGTCGTAGCCCACGTCATAGCTGATGGTCTTGATGCTTTTGCGGGTGGCCGAGAGCAGGCCCTTGGCGGTTTCTATGCGCAGGCGTTGCAGGTAGTGCAAGGGTTTGTCGCCGGTGGCCAGCTGAAAGCGGCGCATGAAGTTGCGGATGCTCATGCCGTGATCGCGGGCGACATCTTCAAAGCGGAACTTGTCGGCGAAGTGCTCTTCGAGCCAATGCTGGATTTGCAGGATGATCACGTCCTGGTGCAGCTTCTGGCCGCCAAAGCCGATGCGCCCCGGGGTGTAATTGCGCTGTACTTCGTAAAGGATGTCGCGGGCCACGGCCTGGGCGATATTGGCGCCGCAAAAACGCTCGATCATGTAAATGTAGAGGTCGCAGGCTGAGGTAGGCCCGCCGGCGCAATAGAGGTTGTCGGCGTCGGTAAGGTGTTTGTCCTGGTTGAGGTGCACCAGGGGGTAGCGCCGGGCAAAGGTGTCGAAGAAACGCCAGTAGGTGGTGGCCTCTTTGCCATCGAGCAGCCCGGCTTCAGCGAGCCAGAAGACTCCGGTGGCTTCAGCGCACAGGACAGCGCCACGGGCATGCTGTTCGCGCAGCCAGGGCAGTACTTGCGGATAGCGCTGGCAGAGGGTGTCGAAATCGTCACCGAAGGCCGGCAGGATAATGATGTCGCTATCCTCCAGGCCGCCGTCCACAGGGAGCACCACATTGCTGAAGCTGGTGGCCGGTTTGCCGTCGGGGCTGACAAGGCGTGTCTCGAAAGTGGGGGTCAGGCCTTGTCCCAGCTGCTTGCCGTGACGCAGGCTGGCGAGGTGAAAGAAATCCTTGGCATGCATCAGGGTCGACGCGAAAACCCGATCGATGGCCAAAATGCTGACACGCCGCAGCGGCGTGGAGAGTTGATTAGACATAGACATATTTTGATTATTCTTATAGGTGAAATTGGTCAACTTACGGCTGGATCGTCTTATGTTTTTTCCTGTGTGTCCAGAGGTTGCTGCTTTTGTAGCCGCGGGCTTGCTCGCGATGGCATCCATGGGGTTTCTCTGAAACACCGCGTCGCCTGCATCGCGAGCAAGCCCGCTCCCGCAAGGGGGCGGTGGGTCAAGGTGCCGGGTTTGGCTGGTCCTTGTGGATGGCGTCGATACCGGCCAGCACCTCATCCGACAGTTTCAGGTCGAAGCTGGCGATATTGCTTTCGAGTTGCTCCATGGTCGTGGCACCAATGATATTGCTGGTGACGAACGGTTGGCGGGTGACGAAGGCCAGGGCCATTTGCGCAGGGTCCAGGCCATGTTCGCGGGCCAGTGCCACATAACGCTCGCTGGCAGCCACGGCCTGCGGGTTTGAATAGCGCGAGAAGCGGCTGTAGAGGGTCAGGCGGCCTTTTGGTGGTTGGGCGCCGCCGCCGTACTTGCCCGAGAGCATGCCGAACGCCAGGGGCGAGTAAGCGAGCAGGCCGCACTGCTCGCGAATGGCGATTTCCGCCAGGCCCACTTCAAAGCTGCGGTTGAGCAGGCTGTAGGGGTTCTGGATCGATACGGCGCGCGGCCAGCCGCGACTTTCGGCCAGTTGCAGGAACTTCATGGTGGCCCACGGCGTTTCATTGGACAGGCCGATGTGACGGATCTTGCCGGCCCTGACCTGCTCGTCGAGTGCCTCGAGAGTGTCTTCCAGCGGGGTGAAGTCTTCGTCGGCGTTGTGGGTGTAACCCAACTGGCCGAAGAAGTTGGTGCTGCGCTCGGGCCAGTGCAACTGGTAGAGGTCGATCCAGTCGGTTTGCAGGCGCTTGAGGCTGGCGTCCAGGGCTTGCACGATATGGCTGCGGTTGTGCTTGAGGTGGCCGTCACGGATGTAGTCGATGCCGTTGCCGGGGCCGGCGATCTTGCTCGCCAGCACCCAGTCGGCACGATCACCGCGTTCCTTGAACCAGTTACCGATAAAACGCTCGGTGGTGGCGTAGGTTTCGGCCTTGGGTGGCACCGGGTACATTTCGGCGGTGTCGATAAAGTTGATGCCGGCATTTTTGGCGCAGGCGATCTGCTCAAAGGCTTCGGTCTGGGTGTTCTGTTCACCCCAGGTCATGGTCCCGAGGGCGATTGCGCTTACTTTCAGATCGGTACGGCCAAGCTTTCGGTAGTCCATCGGGTGCTCCTTCGGGTAAACAAACATAAAAGCAGGTTGTAATTTTTTGCGCAATCTGGATAATTGCCCACCTCTTTCTGCAGTGGAAGTGATGCGCCGCCTGCCGAAGAATCTTGCCGTTGAACGGACGCGCTGACCCGAGCCCCCGATAGCGTCTGTATCCGGCTGCCTTTGACTTGTCAAAGTACGCACTATTCAGTAAGATCCGCCGTCTAATTTACAGGGCGGCCCCTGAGGCTATAAAGAATGAAAACTTTTACTGCTAAACCAGAAACAGTAAAGCGCGACTGGTTTGTCGTCGACGCTGCTGGTCAGACCCTGGGTCGTCTGGCCACCGAGATCGCGAGCCGTCTGCGTGGCAAGCACAAGCCGGAATACACTCCGCACGTTGACACCGGTGACTACATCGTTGTTATCAACGCTGAGCAAATCCGTGTTACTGGTGCTAAAACCACTGACAAGATGTACTACTCTCACTCCGGTTTCCCGGGCGGGATTAAGTCGATCAACTTCGAAAAGCTGATCGCCAAAGCTCCTGAGCGCGTGATCGAGACCGCGGTTAAAGGCATGCTGCCTAAAAACCCACTGGGTCGCGACATGTACCGTAAGCTGAAAGTCTATGCGGGCGCTGCTCACCCTCATACTGCTCAGCAGCCCCAAGAACTGAAGTTTTAACGGAATAGTTCATTATGTCGGCGACTCAAAACTACGGCACTGGCCGTCGTAAAACCGCAACCGCTCGCGTTTTCCTGCGTCCGGGTACCGGTAACATCTCCATCAACAACCGCACTCTGGAGAATTTCTTCGGTCGCGAAACTGCCCGCATGGTAGTTCGTCAGCCGTTGGAACTGACTGAGACTGTCGAGAAATTCGACATCTACGTCACCGTGATCGGTGGTGGTGTAAGTGGTCAAGCTGGCGCAATCCGCCACGGTATCACTCGCGCACTGATGCAGTATGACGAAACCCTGCGTGGCGCTCTGCGCAAAGCTGGCTTCGTTACTCGCGATGCTCGTGAAGTTGAACGTAAGAAAGTCGGTCTGCGTAAAGCGCGTAAGCGTCCGCAGTACTCGAAGCGTTAATTCGCAGCTTCGTTCAAAAAAGCCCAGCCTCCTTCGGGAGCTGGGCTTTTTTTATGGGCGATGATTTAGCGGTGTGACAACTTGCCACATCCAGCAAACGCCTATACTACAAGGCCTGTAGCCGCCCCAGAGCGGTAATTACCTTGTAAGACTAGGGGCTTTTCATTACCATTCTGCAAAATTTTTATAAGTAATAGATGCATATTTAGTAGATGCCTGATTTAACAGGCCACAAAGCTGATGGGAGAGGACTGAATGAGCAATGACGGCGTAAATGTCGGCCGGCGTCGCTTCCTCGTAGCAGCCACATCCGTGGTGGGTGCTGCAGGAGCGGTGGGGGCGGCGGTCCCGTTCGTGGGGTCGTGGTTTCCCAGTGCCAAGGCGAAAGCCGCTGGCGCACCGGTGAAAGTGAATATTGCAAAGGTTGAGCCAGGTCAGCAAATGATTGCTGAATGGCGTGGCCAGCCGGTATTCATCGTACGTCGCACCGAGGAAATCCTGGCAAATCTGAAGAAGATTGAAGGGCAGCTTGCTGACCCGGATTCCAAGCAATCTGATCAGCCTGCTTATGTAAATCCGGAGCTGCGGTCGATCAAGCCAGAAATTCTGTTGTTGATCGGTATTTGCACCCACTTGGGTTGCTCGCCTACGTTCCGTCCCGAGGTCGCGCCGGTTGATCTTGGCAAGGACTGGGTAGGCGGCTATTTCTGCCCTTGTCATGGTTCGCACTATGATCTGGCCGGCCGCGTGTACAAGGCCCAGCCAGCGCCGCTGAACCTGCCAGTGCCGCCGTACTACTATGAGACGGACAACATTGTCGTCGTTGGCCTCGATGGGGAGAACGCGTAATGAGCAAGTTCATGGATTGGGTAGATGCCCGCTTCCCCGCCACCAAAATGTGGGAAGACCACCTCAGCAAGTATTACGCTCCGAAGAACTTCAACTTCTTCTATTTCTTTGGTTCTCTCGCACTGCTCGTTCTGGTCAACCAGATCGTTACCGGTGTGTGGCTGACCATGAGCTACACGCCATCGGCAGAAGAGGCGTTTGCTTCTGTCGAATACATCATGCGTGACGTCGAATACGGTTCAATCCTGCGCTTGCTGCACTCTACCGGTGCATCGGCGTTCTTTATCGTCGTCTACCTGCACATGTTCCGCGGCCTGCTCTACGGCTCTTACCAGAAGCCCCGTGAGCTGGTCTGGCTGTTCGGCATGATGATTTATCTGGCCCTGATGGCTGAAGCCTTTATGGGTTACCTGCTGCCTTGGGGGCAAATGTCCTACTGGGGCGCCCAGGTGATCATTTCGCTGTTCGGTGCGATCCCGGTTATCGGTAACGACCTGACCCAGTGGATTCGTGGTGACTACCTGATCTCCGGTATTACCCTGAACCGCTTCTTTGCCCTTCACGTCGTGGCCTTGCCTATCGTAATCCTGGGCCTGGTGGTGCTGCACATTCTTGCCCTGCACGAAGTCGGCTCCAACAACCCGGACGGCGTGGATATCAAGAAACACAAAGACGAAAACGGCATACCGCTGGATGGCATTCCCTTCCACCCGTACTACACCGTGAAAGATATCGTCGGCGTAGTGGTATTCCTGTTTATCTTCTGCTCGATTGTGTTCTTCTTCCCGGAAATGGGTGGTTACTTCCTGGAAAAACCGAACTTTGAACAGGCTAACGCCTTTAAAACGCCGGAACACATTGCCCCTGTCTGGTACTTCACGCCGTTCTACGCGATCTTGCGTGCCATCCCGGACAAGCTGCTTGGCGTGATTGCCATGGGCGCCGCGATTGCCGTGCTGTTCGTGTTGCCGTGGCTTGACCGCAGTCCGGTCAAATCCATGCGCTACAAAGGCTGGATGAGCAAGGTATGGCTGTGGGTGTTCTGCATCTCCTTCGTGATTCTGGGTGTGCTGGGTGTCTTGGCTCCTACCCCGGGCCGCACGCTGCTGTCGCAGGTGTGTACGTTCCTGTACTTCGCCTACTTCATTCTGATGCCGTTCTACACCAGGCTTGAGAAGACCAAACCGGTTCCGGAAAGGGTGACTGGCTGATGAAAAAGCTATTTGCTGTATTGATGTTCGCGGTAATGCCTGTGTTCTCCTTTGCGGCAGAGCAAGGCGTGCAGCTCGACAAGGTCGACATCGATGTTTCTGACAAGGCGGCCCTGCAGGATGGTGCGCGTACGTTCGCCAACTACTGCATGGGTTGTCACAGTGCCAAGTTCCAGCGTTATGAGCGGGTCGCTGATGACCTGGGCATTCCCCATGAGGTCATGCTCGATAACCTGGTGTTCACCGGTGCCAAGATTGGCGACCACATGAACATCGGCATGCAGCCTAACGATGCCAAGGCCTGGTTCGGTGCTGCACCGCCTGACCTTACACTGGTGGCCCGTGTGCGTGGCACGGACTGGCTGTACAGCTACCTGCGTGCCTTTTACGAAGACCCGTCGCGCCCTTGGGGTGTGAACAACAAAGTGTTCCCGAACGTGGGCATGCCCAACGTGCTGGCACCGTTGCAGGGTCGTCAGGTTATCGGTTGCAAGCAAGTACAGATCGTCGAAGACGGCAAGAAGCAGTATGATCCGCTCACCGGCACGCCTTTGACCCATGAAGCGTGCGACCAGCTGACAGTGCTGCCAAAAACCGGCGCCCTGACTGAAGAGCAGTTCGATGAGAAGATCAAGAACCTTGTGACCTTCCTGGCCTACTCGGCCAACCCGGTGAAGCTGGAGCATCAGCGCATCGGTACTTACGTGCTGATCTACCTGGCCTTCCTTTTTGTATTCGCTTATCTGCTCAAGCGCGAATACTGGAAAGATGTGCACTGATATAGTTACACGCAATGCTGTTAATCGTGCGCGCCCAAGGGTGTCTCTGAAAAGGTAACAGTGCAGGGCGGGTGACAGGCGGGGTCAATGACCTTGCCAGTCACCTGGCCTGTGGTTATCAGAGGCTTTCCTTGGGCGCGTTCGTTTTTCCGCTCCCGATAATTTCAACAAGCGAGGAGGACCGCCATGGGCGTGACCAATCGGTTGGCCTGTTACTCCGACCCCGCCGACCACTATTCCCACCGAGTGCGCATTGTGCTCGCAGAGAAAGGTGTCAGCGCCGAGATCATCAGTGTGGAGGCGGGCCGTCAGCCGCCGAAGCTGATCGAAGTGAACCCCTACGGCAGCCTGCCAACCCTGGTCGATCGTGACCTGGCGTTGTGGGAGTCGACTGTGGTGATGGAATATCTGGATGAGCGCTATCCGCATCCGCCGCTGTTGCCGGTGTACCCGGTGGCACGGGCCAATAGCCGTCTGCTGATTCATCGTATTCAGCGCGACTGGTGTGCGCTGGTCGACCTGATTCTTGATTCGCGAACCAAGGAGCCGGCGCGCGTGCAAGCCCGCAAGGAGTTGCGCGAGAGCCTGACGGGTGTTTCTGCATTATTTGCCGACAAACCTTTTTTCCTCAGTGATGAGCAAAGTCTGGTCGACTGCTGTCTATTGCCGATACTCTGGCGTCTGCCTGTTTTGGGTATTGAATTGCCGCGGCCAGCCAAGCCGTTGCTCGACTATATGGAGCGCCAATTTGCGCGTGAGGCTTTCCAGGCGAGTCTGTCTGGTGTCGAACGCGACATGCGCTAAAGCTTTAGGAGCCCTCGATGAATTCAAGTCGACCTTATCTGGTGCGTGCGCTCTACGAGTGGATCGTTGATAACGACTGCACTCCGCACATGCTGGTTAACTCTGACTACCCCAAGGTGCAAGTGCCTGCGGGTTTTGCCAGTGACGGGCAGATTGTCCTCAATGTTTCGCCAACCGCCGTGCGTCAATTGCACATGGACAACGAAGCAGTAAGCTTTGAGGGGCGCTTTGGTGGTGTACCACACACCTTGTACGTGCCTATTGCAGCCATTCTGGGCGTTTACGCCCGTGAGAACGGTCAGGGCATGGTGTTTGACCTGGAAGAGCCTCTCGAGGCTGATGACGAGGTTGAGCCGGGTGATGATAGTCCGCCGCCAGGCTCCGAGCCGCCGCGACCTACAGGCCGGCCAAGCCTGAAAGTGGTGAAGTAATAAAAAAGGCGACCTGAAAAGGTCGCCTTTTTTGTGTCTGGCAGCCGTGGCCGTCAGTCGATGTACTCAAACAGTTTGACGATTTTCTGCACCCCGGAAACACCTTGCACCAGGCTGGTGGCGCGGGCGGCCTCCTGTTTGGTGACCAGGCCGAGCATGTAGACGATACCGTTCTCGGTGACGATTTTGATGCGTGAGCCAGGGATGGCGCTGTCAGTCAGCATCTGGGTCTTGATTTTGGTGGTCAGCCAGGCGTCGTTGTTGCGCGCCAGGATTGACGAAGGAGCCATGACCTGCAGCTCGTTGTTGACCTTTTTCACCCGCTGGACTGAAGCTGCCGCCTGTTCGGCCTGGGCCTTGAGGTCTGCACGCGGGGTCTGGCCGGCCAGCAGCACGATACCGTTGTAGCTGGTGACGACGATGTGCGAACCGGTATCCAGATCCGGATTGGCCTTGGCCACGTTCACGGCGACCTTGGTTTCGATCAGCGAGTCATCGATTTTGCTGCCGAAGGTGCGGGTGCCGCGATCATCCTCGATAGGGGTGTCGCGGGTAGCGGTCAGTACCGAGCTGCAACCGGCGGTCAGACCAAGACACAGGGTCAGGGCTACCAGGCCTAGGCGATTTAAAGTCATTCTTCACTCCCGAACAGTTGGCTGTCGATCAGATCGCACAAGCAGTGGATCGCCAGCAGGTGGACTTCTTGGATGCGTGCAGTGACGCTGGAAGGAACGCGGATCTCCACGTCCTCGGGTAGCAGCAGCGAGGCCATGCCGCCGCCATCACGGCCCGTCATTGCGACCACGATCATTTCGCGATCGTGGGCCGCCTGGATGGCCTGGATGATGTTGGCCGAGTTGCCGCTGGTGGAAATGGCCAGCAGCACGTCGCCGGGCTGGCCCAGGGCGCGGATCTGCTTGGAGAAGATTTCGTTGAAGCTGTAGTCGTTGGCGATCGAGGTGATCGTTGACGTGTCGGTGGTCAGTGCGATGGCAGGCAGGCTCGGGCGCTCGCGCTCGAAGCGGTTGAGCAGCTCGGATGAGAAGTGCTGGGCGTCGCCTGCCGACCCGCCATTGCCGCACGAGAGCATCTTGCCTTCATTGAGCAGTGCGTTAACCATCACCTGGCTGGCTTGCTCGATATGAGGGGCAAGCACTTCCATCGCCTGCTGCTTGGTGTCGATGCTGGCCTGAAAAAGCTGGCGAATCCGGGATTGCATGTCCATCTATGTGACCTTAAGTAGGGCGGCTGGTCGGGCGTGAACCAGGTGTTCCTGGGTGACTTCCCGGCACAAGAATGTGCAGCCCGCAAAGCAAAGCAAAATCGTTGAAAAAGGGAGCTGGAATCGGCCTGGCAGCGCTACTGGCTGTCAAAGGCATTCCGTAGCCAGTTCAGTCGGGGTGTTGTGCTGTCCATCGTCACCACGTCAAAGCGGCACGGGTGATTGGCCCAGCGTGTCTGTTGCTGCAAGAAATGCTGGGCGGCAAGTATCAGTTTTTGACGCTTGCGGCCGTCAATACTGGCCAGTGCGCCACCCCATTGCGCATGTTGACGGTAACGAACTTCGACGAATACTACTGTATCGCCGTCAAGCATGACCAGATCCAGCTCGCCGCGCCTGCATGCCCAGTTCTGTGCCAGCAGGCGCAAACCCTGTTGCTCAAGATGCCGCAGCGCGAGGCGCTCGGCATCCTTGCCAGTTTGCTGGCTTGAGCGTTCGGGCATCAGTTGGCGGTAGCCGGCAGGCGTTGAGGCTGGCCATTGGCGAATTCGGCCCATTGCAGTTGACGTTCTACACGTTGGGTCGGGCTCATGCTCAAGCTGCCGGACATACCGTCGATCCGGCTGTCGGGCAGGGCTTTAAGCTGGCCCAGGCTCGGTGCCAGGCGATAGGCGTCGATACCCATCGCATACAGGCGGCCCAGGCTGCCGCCTGCTTGCGGCCATTGTGCGGTCACTTGCTGGCGTAGCGGGTTGTTCGGGTCGAGGAGCCAGGGGGTCTCGCAAAAACGGATGCCGTTCATGTCGTTGTACTGGTTCTGGTCGCCGCTGGCGCTGAATACGTGGGAGGTTGCGTATACCGGCAGATCACCTGCGTACTGGTAGTTCAGCGTGGGTTTGATCTGCTGGGCCTGCTGCGGGGTCGCGGCGAGGAACAGGAACTGCATGTCCTGGCGACGCGTTGGTTCGCTCGAGCCGCCGTTTTTGCGCAGTTGCACCAGATCGGCCACTTGCTGGGCGAGGGCTACAGGTTTGTCGATATGTTCAACGCCAACGACGGTGCCGCCATGGGCTTCCCATTCCTGGCGGAATGCCTTGAGCACGCGATCGCCCCACTCACCGACCGGGACCATGGCGCCAGCGCGGGTCAGGCCGTCGGCCCGGGCGCGGCGAGCCACTTCGCGGGCTTCGTCTTCAGCCGCCAGACCGAACTGAAACAGTTGCGCCGGGCCTTGGGTGCCCTCGCTGTAGTTCAGGGCCAGGGTGGTAATCGGCAGTTGCGGGCGGCTGTTCAGTTGCTTGACCAGGTTTTTTTCCAGTGGGCCAACCACCAGTTGCACGCCGTCGGCTTGTGCCTGGCGGTAGAACTCGTCCAGCGAGGTCAGGCGCGAGCTGTCATAGAACTGAATGCTCGGCGGGTTCTGGCCGGCTTGCTGGGCCTGATAATGTGCAGCCATAAAGCCATCACGCAGTGCTTTGCTCACCGAGGCCAGTTGGCCGTCCTGTGGCAGCAGCAGGGCGATCTTGGTCAGGGGCTGGCTGGCCAGCTCCTTGAGCTTGACCAGTGGGGTCGGCAGCTGGATAGCGGCCGGGTGGGCCGGGTTCTGTGCGCGCCATTGATCAATCGCGTTCTGTTGGTCTTGCAGGGTGCCGGCGCTTTTCACCGCCAGGGCCAGGGACATCCAGCCGCTCAGTACATCATTGCCCTGGGCGTGCAGTTGCTCGGCCGGCAAGCTGGCCACCAGTGCCCAGATAGCGTCGTTGTTGCTGTTGGCGGCATC
Proteins encoded in this window:
- a CDS encoding ClpXP protease specificity-enhancing factor; this encodes MNSSRPYLVRALYEWIVDNDCTPHMLVNSDYPKVQVPAGFASDGQIVLNVSPTAVRQLHMDNEAVSFEGRFGGVPHTLYVPIAAILGVYARENGQGMVFDLEEPLEADDEVEPGDDSPPPGSEPPRPTGRPSLKVVK
- a CDS encoding BON domain-containing protein, with translation MTLNRLGLVALTLCLGLTAGCSSVLTATRDTPIEDDRGTRTFGSKIDDSLIETKVAVNVAKANPDLDTGSHIVVTSYNGIVLLAGQTPRADLKAQAEQAAASVQRVKKVNNELQVMAPSSILARNNDAWLTTKIKTQMLTDSAIPGSRIKIVTENGIVYMLGLVTKQEAARATSLVQGVSGVQKIVKLFEYID
- a CDS encoding phosphoheptose isomerase, which translates into the protein MDMQSRIRQLFQASIDTKQQAMEVLAPHIEQASQVMVNALLNEGKMLSCGNGGSAGDAQHFSSELLNRFERERPSLPAIALTTDTSTITSIANDYSFNEIFSKQIRALGQPGDVLLAISTSGNSANIIQAIQAAHDREMIVVAMTGRDGGGMASLLLPEDVEIRVPSSVTARIQEVHLLAIHCLCDLIDSQLFGSEE
- a CDS encoding YraN family protein, yielding MPERSSQQTGKDAERLALRHLEQQGLRLLAQNWACRRGELDLVMLDGDTVVFVEVRYRQHAQWGGALASIDGRKRQKLILAAQHFLQQQTRWANHPCRFDVVTMDSTTPRLNWLRNAFDSQ
- a CDS encoding penicillin-binding protein activator, yielding MIACLRLFTALCLAALLAACASSPSSSLGELPRTPDASLEQLLQQATESTNPEKAALLRLSAADLALRQQNNARAAQILAMVPLDQLKTAQQVFANTLAAELAMNRNDPKAAVAALNHPSTSILGELPVDLQVRTRTLHARALEADGQALAAARERAALSPNLTGDAANSNNDAIWALVASLPAEQLHAQGNDVLSGWMSLALAVKSAGTLQDQQNAIDQWRAQNPAHPAAIQLPTPLVKLKELASQPLTKIALLLPQDGQLASVSKALRDGFMAAHYQAQQAGQNPPSIQFYDSSRLTSLDEFYRQAQADGVQLVVGPLEKNLVKQLNSRPQLPITTLALNYSEGTQGPAQLFQFGLAAEDEAREVARRARADGLTRAGAMVPVGEWGDRVLKAFRQEWEAHGGTVVGVEHIDKPVALAQQVADLVQLRKNGGSSEPTRRQDMQFLFLAATPQQAQQIKPTLNYQYAGDLPVYATSHVFSASGDQNQYNDMNGIRFCETPWLLDPNNPLRQQVTAQWPQAGGSLGRLYAMGIDAYRLAPSLGQLKALPDSRIDGMSGSLSMSPTQRVERQLQWAEFANGQPQRLPATAN